A single region of the Podospora pseudopauciseta strain CBS 411.78 chromosome 1, whole genome shotgun sequence genome encodes:
- a CDS encoding hypothetical protein (EggNog:ENOG503P0P0): MPPPTPPKRQTRSSHSSTSQESRNRRSNDSYGSNSTAPTSLYTSPRPSGLKRSPASTGSSGTSRSYDYRNDVSPTTSLDSRSSVETYASTTASSEDIATLDDKSLDYEYNSIPPLPVYRRELVEPNVRPSTPQDFAKLFPSLNRLTIRHDEFTSDGNMNLRIDTVVTGRRRTAIQLFHLRMYDLAKREFSLRRYSRDSGREVCNSKRKYTEPGAPSRPQSRDHDERPTLKRSMSTAIKNLGGGKPALRRAKSGMAALGRPGTGYSTSDADDEIFHDRSNLSRLSLDHHKAQRPQPTNTIKLEFSNYARVDVHRRGSKNNKRYEFEWWGHKYSWKRHFDKQLNSVSFHLIRDGNSSAPVAHIVPETRSPSQVLADENAGGWVPPCFMWIADETIVDAITDVADVIMSTGLMTLVDDCIKERWQTKKVHHIPVPLIHKTVSFENINPRAIMQSIFGRRHSHSSDRPPSAPSSPLRFANPMPVY, from the exons ATGCCTCCTCCTACTCCCCCCAAAAGGCAAACACGCTCAAGtcactcctccaccagccagGAATCTCGAAATAGGAGGAGTAACGACTCATATGGCTCTAACTCAACTGCGCCCACCTCCCTCTACACCTCGCCCCGTCCCTCTGGCTTGAAGCGCTCCCCCGCATCGACAGGAAGCAGTGGTACGTCCAGGAGTTACGACTACCGAAACGATGTCAGCCCTACCACTTCCCTCGACTCGCGCTCCTCCGTCGAGACATATGCCTCGACGACAGCTTCATCTGAGGATATTGCCACCCTGGACGACAAGTCGTTGGACTACGAGTACAACAGCATCCCGCCGCTTCCCGTGTACCGCCGCGAGCTTGTCGAGCCCAATGTCcgcccttcaaccccccaagACTTCGCCAAACTCTTCCCCTCGCTCAACCGCCTGACAATTCGCCATGATGAGTTTACTTCCGACGGAAACATGAACTTGCGGATCGACACAGTGGTGACGGGACGGAGGAGAACGGCCATCCAGCTCTTCCATCTTCGCATGTACGATCTGGCCAAGCGGGAATTCTCGCTTCGTCGGTACTCGAGGGATTCTGGTCGCGAGGTTTGCAACTCGAAGCGCAAGTACACTGAGCCGGGCGCTCCTTCGAGGCCCCAATCCAGGGATCACGATGAGAGGCCAACGCTGAAGCGCTCCATGTCGACCGCGATCAAGAacttgggtggtggaaagccGGCTCTTCGCCGCGCGAAGTCGGGCATGGCAGCCTTGGGCCGCCCTGGCACGGGCTACTCAACTTCCGATGCCGATGATGAGATCTTCCACGATCGGAGTAACTTGTCTCGTCTGTCACTCGATCATCACAAGGCCCAGAGGCCGCAGCctaccaacaccatcaagcttGAGTTCAGCAACTATGCCCGCGTGGATGTGCATCGTCGGGGCAGCAAGAACAACAAGCGCTACGAATTTGAGTGGTGGGGCCACAAGTACAGCTGGAAGCGTCACTTTGACAAGCAGCTGAACTCGGTGTCCTTCCACTTGATCCGAGACGGGAACTCCAGCGCGCCGGTCGCGCATATCGTTCCTGAGACAAGGTCTCCCAGCCAGGTGCTCGCTGACGAGAACGCTGGTGGCTGGGTGCCTCCTTGCTTCATGTGGATCGCCGATGAGACCATCGTGGATGCCATCACTGATGTTGCCGA TGTCATTATGTCTACCGGGCTCATGACTCTCGTGGATGACTGCATCAAGGAGCGATGGCAGACCAAGAAGGTCCACCACATTCCCGTTCCCTTGATTCACAAGACGGTCAGCTTTGAGAACATCAACCCCAGGGCTATCATGCAGAGCATTTTCGGCCGGCGGCACTCCCACTCAAGTGACCGCCCGCCCTCGGCACCATCGAGCCCTCTGCGATTCGCGAATCCCATGCCGGTCTACTAG